The genomic stretch GGAGCGAGCGCATGCCGGACGAGTAGCGCGCAAACTTCAACACGCGCAGAATACGCAGAATGATCAAGATCCGAAGATCGCCTAATCCAAGCAACGCAACCCATAGCGGAGCTACAGCCAGAAAATCGACAATGCCCTGCGGGCTGCAAATATAAGCACCCTGCGCAGCAGCGGCACGCAGATGACGATTGGGAATATGCTCCGACGCGATCCAGATGCGAAGGATGTATTCGATGCTGAACGCCGCAAGGCTCAGAATCTCGACGCTCTTGAACAGACCGCCGTATTCCGCCCGCAACCGCGGCACGGATTCGAAGATGGTCGCGCTGACACTGACGACAATCAGCAAGCCGATGACGCGATTGACTGTCAGGCCGAAGTAGGAACTCTTTGGAGGGCCCTCCAGGAGGTCGTACGAGGAGGACCGAACCTTTGCGAGAGCGAGATATGCTGCTTGCAATCTGGTCACGCCGCAGCCAATGCCTCGGCGCGGCTAGAGTCCAGCAGCCGGACGCCGCCCGTCACAATGACGAGCATCTTCTCGCGCTCAAACCGGGTCAATGTCCGGCTCACCGTTTCGATCGTCAGCCCGAGGTAATCCGCGATGTCCTGGCGGCTCATCGGCAGCGATATCGTTTGCCGGTCGTCGCCGACTTTCCTCAGGCGTTCCCGCCAGCCGACGAGAAAGGAGGCGACCTTCTCTTCCGCCGTGCGCCGCCCAAGCAGGAGCATCTGCTCCTGCGCGAGCATGAGTTCGCGCGCCACAAATTTGTTGATCCGAAGCAGGAAATGCGGCCGCTGTTCAATAAAATGAGTGAATGCCTCCGCCGAGAAGCGGCACACCGACACGGCGTCGATGGCATCGGCGGAGAAACTGTAGCGATCGGTCGTCGCCGTGCCGAGAAAATCTCCCGGCAGCGCAAAGCCGATGACCTGCCGCCGTCCGTCCGGCAGCAGCTTGTACAGCAGCGCAACGCCGGCCGTCAGATTGTGGACGGAATCGGCTACCTGTCCCGCCGTGAACAGAGCCTCATTGTGCTTCAGTTCAACGTGACGGGCGATCCGTTCGAATTCCAGCAGGTCGGCCTGGTCGAGTGCGCCGCAGATGCTGAGCGATCGGACGACGCAGGCGGAGCAGCGGCCAAAACTGGCACGATTCAGATTGGGCGATACGGTTCGTATCATAGCCTGCCTGTTCATCCGATAATCGGCCGATGCATCTCCCCGTCATGGCTGGCGGCGCAAGCATCGCGTTGAGACGCGATCCATCTTAGCCGTTTGCCAGCCGGCCGATTGATCCAGATCAAACCAAGCGACGACTTAAGCCTCATGATGCGGGCCATGTCTGGAAATCTGCATTCTCCCGGAGTTGAGGTTGCAATGATTGGACGAATTCTGACGCCGTTGGCGTTTGCGCTCGTCATGCTGACGTCGGCAATTGCCGCCTCACCCGCCGAACAGCGCGGCAAGACTTTCGTGCTGAACAACTGCGCGCGGTGCCATTCCATCGACAAGTTTTCGCCAAGCCCGTTCAAGATCGCGCCGCCGTTCCGGACGTTGCATTTGCGCTATCCGATCGAAACCCTCGGCGAAGCGCTGGCCGAAGGCATCTCAACCGGCCATCCGACAATGCCGGAGTTCCAGCTCGATCCCGACCAGATCCACGATCTGCTGTCGTACCTGAAGACGCTGGAATAATCCGGAGGCGCAGCGGCTAGGCCATACTCAAGCGGTGAGCTGAGGACATGCCAAACAAGATTGTCGTCATCCAGGGTCATCCGGATTTATCGCGCCGTCATCTTTGTCACGCGCTGGCTGACGCTTATGCCGACGCAGCCACGCAAGCCGGTCACGCTGTCACCCGCGTCGAGATCGCTGGGCTCGATTTTCCGCTTCTGGGAAGCGCGGAACAATTTAATTCTGGCGAGGTGCCGCCCTCCCTGAAACCGGCAGCCGGCGCCATCGCCGCCTCCGATCACATTGTGCTGATATTTCCCCTGTGGCTCGGTACGACACCGGCGCTGGCCAAGGCGTTCCTGGAACAGGTCATCCGTCCCGGTGTGGCATTCATTTACGAAAAATATGGCGCCAAAAAGCTATTGACCGGCCGCTCGGCGCATCTTGTCGTCACCTTGGGAATGCCGGCCTGGCTTTACCGGACCTTCTATTGCAGCCACGGCATCCGCGGATTACGCCGAAACGTATTCAGATTCGTCGGCTTCTCGCCAGTGCGGGTCACGATGTTCGGCGCCGTCGAAAACGCGTCCGACACTAGGATATCCGGCTGGCTCAAGATCATGCGCAAGCTCGGCGCGGAGTCGCGTTAGCCGCTACAACGCCTGCACCGTCC from Bradyrhizobium sp. Ash2021 encodes the following:
- a CDS encoding cytochrome c codes for the protein MIGRILTPLAFALVMLTSAIAASPAEQRGKTFVLNNCARCHSIDKFSPSPFKIAPPFRTLHLRYPIETLGEALAEGISTGHPTMPEFQLDPDQIHDLLSYLKTLE
- a CDS encoding helix-turn-helix domain-containing protein; its protein translation is MIRTVSPNLNRASFGRCSACVVRSLSICGALDQADLLEFERIARHVELKHNEALFTAGQVADSVHNLTAGVALLYKLLPDGRRQVIGFALPGDFLGTATTDRYSFSADAIDAVSVCRFSAEAFTHFIEQRPHFLLRINKFVARELMLAQEQMLLLGRRTAEEKVASFLVGWRERLRKVGDDRQTISLPMSRQDIADYLGLTIETVSRTLTRFEREKMLVIVTGGVRLLDSSRAEALAAA
- a CDS encoding NAD(P)H-dependent oxidoreductase — its product is MPNKIVVIQGHPDLSRRHLCHALADAYADAATQAGHAVTRVEIAGLDFPLLGSAEQFNSGEVPPSLKPAAGAIAASDHIVLIFPLWLGTTPALAKAFLEQVIRPGVAFIYEKYGAKKLLTGRSAHLVVTLGMPAWLYRTFYCSHGIRGLRRNVFRFVGFSPVRVTMFGAVENASDTRISGWLKIMRKLGAESR